The Hyphomicrobium sp. MC1 genome window below encodes:
- the rnr gene encoding ribonuclease R: protein MARKSSPARAPADGGLPSKEQILEFLNSAPGKAGKREIARAFGVSGGAKIALKRLLAEMTEEGALSGDKKHLREKGKLPPVTTLEVTGRDDDGDLLAKPLQWEESDGKRPVVRVVATRDGRDAEIGIGDHILARLQKLPRGSGQASYEATPIKKLPREKRRLLGIFRASKRGGGTIEPIDRKELKSWPILPDDTGSAEDGDLVRFQLNRRGRFATPRAEIVESLGNPDDQRKISLIAIHAHGIPEDFPESVLQECETLPPPTMDGRTDLRNVPLLTIDPIDARDHDDAVHAEPDTDPKNSGGFIVTVAIADVAHYIRPGSKLDREAQLRGNSVYFPDRVVPMLPEKISNDLCSLRELEERPCLAVRMIFDKHGEKRKHTFLRAMMKSAAKLSYQEAQAAIDGKPSDKCQPLMERALLPLWAAYRAVAKARDNRGPLDLDLPERRIVLDEEGKVARVVTPERLEAHRLIEEFMIQANVAAAETLEEKRLPLVYRVHDQPSPEKLKGLRDFLETLDMKIPHAGALKPEAFNRVLEQAKDLPVPDLISEVILRSQSQAEYNPKNIGHFGLNLVRYAHFTSPIRRYADLIVHRALIRALSLGPDGLTDDEIPRLASVAKAISDTERRAMSAERETTDRLIAAHLADRIGVTFTARIAGVTRSGLFVRLKDTGADGYIPIGSLGNDYYHHVEAAHALIGARSGEGYRLGDTVEVRLLEAIPSAGALRFEMLTEPSPGNFGSGKTLRRNTGGKRKFGKFRGQRR, encoded by the coding sequence GTGGCCCGCAAATCGAGCCCGGCGCGAGCCCCGGCCGATGGCGGTCTGCCGAGCAAGGAGCAGATTCTCGAATTCCTGAATTCCGCTCCGGGCAAAGCCGGCAAGCGCGAGATCGCTCGCGCCTTCGGTGTATCAGGCGGCGCGAAGATTGCGTTGAAGCGCCTGCTCGCCGAAATGACGGAAGAAGGCGCCCTCTCAGGCGACAAGAAGCACTTGCGCGAAAAGGGCAAGCTGCCGCCCGTCACGACGCTTGAAGTCACCGGCCGCGATGACGACGGCGACCTTCTTGCTAAACCTCTTCAGTGGGAAGAGTCCGACGGCAAGCGCCCAGTCGTTCGCGTTGTCGCGACCCGCGATGGACGCGACGCTGAGATCGGCATCGGCGATCACATTCTTGCGCGCCTGCAAAAGTTGCCCCGCGGCAGCGGGCAGGCGTCTTACGAAGCGACGCCGATCAAGAAGCTGCCACGCGAGAAGCGCCGGCTGCTCGGCATCTTCCGCGCGTCGAAGCGCGGCGGCGGCACCATCGAACCGATCGACCGCAAGGAATTGAAGAGCTGGCCGATCCTGCCCGACGATACGGGCAGCGCGGAAGACGGCGACCTCGTGCGCTTCCAACTCAACCGACGTGGCCGCTTTGCGACGCCGCGCGCCGAAATCGTCGAAAGCCTGGGCAATCCCGACGATCAGCGCAAGATTTCGCTCATCGCCATTCACGCCCACGGCATCCCAGAGGACTTTCCTGAATCCGTCCTGCAAGAGTGCGAGACGCTCCCGCCTCCGACGATGGATGGCCGCACGGACCTCCGAAACGTCCCGCTGTTGACGATCGACCCCATCGACGCCCGCGACCATGACGACGCGGTGCACGCCGAGCCCGACACCGATCCGAAAAATTCCGGTGGCTTCATCGTCACCGTCGCCATCGCCGACGTTGCCCACTACATTCGTCCGGGCTCGAAGCTCGACCGCGAGGCGCAACTGCGCGGCAACTCGGTCTACTTCCCTGATCGCGTCGTGCCGATGCTACCAGAGAAGATTTCAAACGACCTCTGCTCGCTGCGTGAGCTTGAGGAACGCCCCTGCCTCGCCGTTCGCATGATCTTCGACAAGCATGGCGAGAAGCGAAAGCACACGTTCCTTCGCGCCATGATGAAGTCGGCCGCGAAGCTCTCCTACCAGGAAGCGCAGGCCGCCATCGATGGCAAACCCTCCGACAAATGCCAGCCGCTGATGGAGCGCGCGCTGCTCCCGCTGTGGGCAGCCTATCGCGCCGTCGCGAAAGCCCGCGACAACCGCGGCCCGCTCGACCTCGATCTGCCCGAGCGCCGTATCGTGCTCGACGAGGAAGGCAAGGTTGCGCGCGTCGTCACACCGGAACGACTCGAAGCCCATCGCCTGATCGAAGAGTTCATGATCCAGGCGAACGTCGCTGCCGCCGAGACGCTCGAAGAAAAGCGCCTGCCGCTTGTCTATCGCGTTCACGATCAACCGAGCCCCGAGAAGCTCAAAGGCCTGCGCGACTTCCTCGAAACGCTCGATATGAAAATTCCTCACGCGGGCGCGCTAAAGCCGGAAGCCTTCAATCGCGTGCTTGAGCAGGCGAAAGACCTTCCCGTACCGGATCTCATCAGCGAAGTGATCCTGCGCTCGCAATCGCAAGCCGAATACAATCCGAAGAACATCGGCCACTTCGGCCTGAACCTCGTGCGCTATGCACACTTCACGTCGCCGATCCGCCGCTACGCCGACTTGATCGTCCATCGCGCGCTGATCCGCGCATTGAGCCTCGGCCCCGACGGATTGACCGACGATGAAATTCCGCGTCTCGCGAGCGTCGCCAAGGCCATCTCAGATACCGAGCGCCGCGCCATGTCCGCCGAGCGCGAGACGACCGACCGTCTGATCGCCGCTCACCTGGCCGATCGCATCGGAGTGACGTTCACGGCGCGCATCGCTGGCGTAACGCGTTCTGGTCTATTCGTGCGCCTGAAGGACACCGGCGCCGACGGCTACATTCCGATTGGAAGCCTCGGAAACGACTACTATCACCACGTCGAAGCCGCCCACGCATTGATCGGCGCGCGCTCCGGCGAAGGCTATCGCCTTGGTGATACTGTTGAAGTCCGCTTGCTTGAGGCAATTCCCTCGGCAGGCGCATTGCGTTTCGAAATGCTGACGGAGCCCTCGCCCGGCAACTTCGGCTCGGGAAAGACCTTGCGGCGCAACACAGGTGGCAAACGAAAATTCGGAAAGTTCCGCGGGCAACGACGCTAA